A single region of the Candidatus Cloacimonadota bacterium genome encodes:
- a CDS encoding T9SS type A sorting domain-containing protein, which produces MRHKLLVAAFLLLCAGSIFALTGFGESNTFGITEETLPVEMSSFSATLTANNYVQLNWVTQSETNLQGYYVYRCTAADLSSASIVSGLIQPTNTSSQQSYSFLDSEIYQSGQYYYWLYSMEMDGHGSFHGPASILVNLDGGNPDIPGIPLETGLRAIYPNPFNPSTTISYQIKTPEAVTLSIYNTRGQIVQTISRSHNTAGIYSVQFEGKDTHGNTLSSGVYHVVMTAGKHSSTQKIVLMK; this is translated from the coding sequence ATGAGACACAAACTACTTGTGGCTGCCTTTCTGCTTTTATGCGCAGGCAGCATTTTTGCTCTCACCGGATTCGGTGAATCCAACACTTTTGGCATTACCGAAGAAACTCTCCCCGTGGAGATGTCTTCCTTTTCGGCTACCCTTACAGCCAATAACTATGTGCAGTTGAATTGGGTTACCCAATCCGAGACCAACCTGCAAGGCTACTACGTATATCGCTGCACAGCCGCTGATTTAAGTTCTGCCAGTATTGTATCCGGTCTGATCCAACCCACCAATACTTCCAGCCAGCAAAGCTATTCTTTCCTCGATAGTGAAATCTATCAAAGCGGGCAGTATTACTATTGGCTTTACAGCATGGAGATGGATGGCCACGGAAGCTTCCATGGTCCCGCCTCCATTCTGGTCAATCTGGATGGTGGCAATCCTGACATTCCCGGAATACCCTTGGAAACCGGACTGAGGGCAATCTACCCCAATCCCTTCAATCCCAGCACCACGATCAGCTATCAGATCAAGACCCCGGAAGCTGTGACTCTCAGCATCTACAATACCCGTGGTCAGATAGTGCAAACTATTAGCCGGTCACATAACACAGCAGGGATTTATTCTGTGCAGTTCGAAGGGAAGGATACACATGGAAACACGCTCTCGAGTGGAGTATATCATGTGGTCATGACCGCCGGTAAACACAGCTCAACTCAAAAAATAGTGCTGATGAAGTAA